In Astyanax mexicanus isolate ESR-SI-001 chromosome 5, AstMex3_surface, whole genome shotgun sequence, a single window of DNA contains:
- the LOC111193745 gene encoding stonustoxin subunit beta yields the protein MAEPQTIEIACLGRPFQLGMLYDCRRDALIPGLTLWDSEILKDKISVQNQANTDFKIFASDSTEDKSHALHVSASLEASFLSGLVSVKGSAEFLNNKKKSMKQSRVTLQYRASTHFKQLTMDHLGAGNIKHQNVFEQGFATHVVTAVLYGAQAFFVFDREVSSSEKEQKISGNLQAAIKKIPFISIEGQASLDMTEEENMEANKFSCTFHGDFSLPRNPVTFNDAIQVCADLSTILGKNGENAVPMTVWLYPLVKLDSAAAKLVREISISLVKRCKSVLDELDGFDMRCQDLIKNNVSMKFSEIENKLKKFRDLCSQHKLIFQKILCQLLPVIRGGGKEEEALATALISLEQSPFRSNLINAYLNNRDREINLVESYLKKMEAVDVITSSSELEKLTLDFNNEYVVVFALSSLEQNEKYISDLEEFLYKSSSDETLPYKPDPSSASQQWFNSNEVKALTRQTVQSFLAFYEANRHKENVKFCIASIPDTNTPAASVHVYQDGELLSSQFQLPQKPCDPVITRVEHDCVHLEFKPALHDTNSTESHRILYQKIKSSDWNKVDLDGNLTTATIKQLKADTVYQLKCTYLRRPGTSPFSDVVQFKTLPCSLPGPPEFRAAELHSISVTWKRSASFVRNGKVLGYVLEYQENSKDMNDDCWKSKDVLDNRYTVNNLEEGTDYAMRVSVKYNNGKSLPSAQSVLCTVTLLEELSRKTLIRRQNPFIHDLKFPTSLRKPKDMTDKVIMVIGADEMAKANVCNWMANYIFGVKWEDNFRIRLKSDSAVSEALNTPTRIHSYKLHHRSYFQVPFSVTIVDIPGLYHADCSKTILDPIKISLPRSSRIDYVDAICYIFQSNPDRNCSSTYDFILSLFPEDMAGNLIFLESGDQTEAEASQSTGMSVPRSCFKFNTKPLFAPKKQEVHNQSTKRAEDGQMEWNSNYEEMKEFFKVLEGMESKDITAVREPLHSVLTLLSGHD from the exons ATGGCAGAACCCCAGACCATTGAAATCGCCTGTTTGGGACGACCGTTCCAACTGGGAATGCTGTATGATTGCCGCAGAGATGCTCTTATTCCAG GATTGACTCTATGGGATAGTGAAATACTGAAGGACAAGATCAGCGTTCAAAATCAGGcaaacactgattttaaaatcTTTGCATCAGATTCAACTGAGGACAAATCACATGCTCTTCATGTCAGCGCATCACTGGAGGCCAGTTTTCTTTCAGGGTTAGTCAGTGTTAAAGGCTCCGCAGAGTTTctgaacaacaagaaaaagtCGATGAAGCAGAGTCGTGTCACCCTGCAGTATCGTGCTTCAACTCACTTTAAGCAGCTCACCATGGACCATCTCGGGGCAGGCAATATAAAACACCAGAATGTGTTTGAACAAGGGTTTGCCACACATGTTGTAACTGCAGTTCTGTATGGTGCCCAGGCCTTCTTTGTCTTTGACCGTGAGGTGTCCTCATCAGAGAAAGAGCAGAAAATATCAGGGAACCTTCAGGCAGCCATTAAAAAGATTCCTTTCATATCGATTGAAGGCCAGGCATCTCTGGACATGACTGAAGAAGAAAATATGGAAGCAAACAAGTTTAGCTGCACCTTCCATGGAGATTTTTCTCTCCCGAGAAATCCGGTCACCTTTAATGATGCAATTCAGGTCTGTGCAGATCTATCGACAATCCTGGGGAAGAATGGTGAGAATGCAGTGCCCATGACTGTGTGGCTGTACCCCCTGGTAAAACTGGACTCAGCAGCTGCCAAACTGGTGAGGGAGATTAGCATATCTCTAGTTAAACGCTGCAAGTCCGTATTAGATGAATTGGATGGTTTTGACATGCGCTGTCAGGACctgataaaaaacaatgtttccaTGAAGTTCTCAGAAATCGAAAACAAGCTGAAGAAGTTCAGAGATTTGTGTTCCCAGCACAAGCTCATATTCCAGAAAATACTCTGTCAGCTTTTACCAGTTATTCGAGgtggaggaaaggaggaggaggctCTGGCCACAGCACTGATCAGTTTGGAGCAATCACCTTTTCGCAGTAACCTGATTAATGCCTACTTGAACAATCGTGATCGAGAGATTAATCTTGTTGAATCCTACTTGAAGAAAATGGAAGCAGTTGATGTGATCACGTCCAGCAGTGAACTGGAAAAACTCACTCTTGATTTTAATAATGAGTATGTTGTGGTTTTCGCACTGTCATCTCTAGAGCAGAATGAGAAGTACATCTCGGATTTAGAGGAATTCTTGTACAAATCAAGCAGCGATGAGACGTTGCCTTATAAACCAGACCCTTCAAGTGCGTCACAGCAATGGTTCAACTCCAACGAAGTGAAGGCTTTAACCAGACAAACCGTTCAATCCTTCTTAGCCTTTTACGAGGCCAACAGGCACAAAGAAAATGTCAAGTTCTGCATTGCATCAATTCCTGATACAAACACGCCTGCGGCTTCAGTCCACGTCTATCAGGATGGAGAACTCCTAAGTTCACAGTTTCAGCTTCCACAAAAACCATGTGATCCAGTCATCACAAGGGTGGAGCATGACTGTGTCCATCTAGAATTTAAACCTGCCCTCCATGACACCAACTCTACAGAGTCACACCGTATATTGTACCAGAAAATAAAGTCTTCTGATTGGAATAAAGTGGACCTAGATGGAAATTTAACTACAGCTACTATTAAGCAACTAAAGGCAGATACTGTATACCAGCTAAAATGCACCTATCTGCGTCGTCCTGGAACAAGTCCCTTTAGTGACGTTGTTCAATTCAAAACCCTTCCATGTTCACTGCCTGGACCTCCCGAATTTAGAGCGGCAGAATTGCACAGCATTTCGGTAACCTGGAAAAGATCTGCTTCTTTTGTGAGGAATGGGAAAGTTCTTGGTTACGTGCTTGAATATCAAGAGAACTCAAAAGATATGAATGATGATTGCTGGAAGTCCAAAGATGTCTTAGACAACAGATACACTGTTAACAACCTGGAAGAAGGCACAGATTATGCTATGAGAGTTTCAGTCAAGTATAACAATGGAAAGAGTCTGCCGAGTGCCCAGAGTGTGCTGTGTACTGTTACGCTCTTGGAGGAATTAAGCCGTAAAACTTTAATAAGAAGGCAAAATCCATTCATTCATGATTTAAAATTTCCGACCTCACTAAGAAAGCCAAAGGACATGACAGATAAAGTGATCATGGTAATTGGAGCAGATGAAATGGCCAAAGCAAATGTCTGTAATTGGATGGCCAATTACATTTTCGGGGTGAAGTGGGAGGACAACTTTCGTATCAGGCTGAAATCAGATTCTGCTGTTTCAGAAGCTCTAAATACACCTACTCGGATTCATTCATACAAGCTCCACCACAGATCATATTTTCAGGTGCCATTCTCAGTAACAATTGTGGACATTCCAGGGTTGTATCATGCAGACTGCTCTAAAACCATTCTTGACCCAATCAAGATCTCCCTGCCAAGATCTTCCAGGATTGATTACGTTGATGCGATTTGCTACATCTTTCAATCCAATCCTGATCGTAATTGTTCCTCCACTTATGATTTTATCCTTTCCCTTTTCCCTGAGGATATGGCAGGGAATCTGATTTTCCTGGAATCAGGAGATCAGACAGAGGCAGAGGCCTCCCAAAGCACTGGCATGTCTGTCCCCAGAAGCTGTTTTAAGTTTAATACCAAGCCACTCTTTGCACCAAAGAAACAGGAGGTCCACAACCAGTCAACCAAGAGAGCTGAAGATGGACAGATGGAGTGGAACTCAAATTATGAAGAAATGAAGGAGTTTTTCAAAGTCCTTGAGGGCATGGAAAGTAAGGACATCACTGCAGTAAGAGAGCCATTGCATTCTGTGTTGACCCTGCTTTCTGGACATGACTGA